TAAAGCAAAAAAAACAGGATTTGGGAATTTTTTACACTGACCAAAGAATCACGGATTTTGTTTTTGACATTTTGAAAATTTGGAAAGAGAAAGAAGAAAAAGAAACCGGCCGTTGGGAATCACGAAAACATTTTCCATCGGTTATTGATCCGGCCGTTGGCGAGGGGGTTTTTCTTAAAAAAGCCATTGAATCACAATTTACTATACCAACATACATTTGGGGGGTGGATATTGATGATGAGGTTAAAAAAAGATGGGGAAAAATTAATCTTTTAAGATCTTTTGGCTCAAAAGCAGATCTGGACTTTCATTTCTACCATCAGAACGGTCTTTTACCGTTACCAGAGAAAAAAATGTTGCACAAAAAAGGTGGATTGAGAGAATTTGATGCAGTTGTTGGCAATCCGCCCTATGGAGGAATTGGCTTGGGTGAAACAAAGTTATCTGATGATTTAATTTTAAATTTATCAAAATATGAAGTGCTGCCTGAGAAAATAAGAAATTATCTTATAGGGGCAGATAGACAAGGGAGTTTTTTGTCATCAACCGAGAAAGCTAATAAAGTAAGTTCTGAAGTAAAATTAAGACTTAAATCTTTTCCGATAGAAGTATTATTTATTGACAGGTTTATTCAACTGGCAAAACCCGGCGGATGGATTGCGATTATTATACCAGACGGTATTTTAACTAATTCTAATTCCCATTATGTGCGAGAATTTATCAGCGAGAAGGCAAAGGTGGAGGCGATTGTTTCTCTTCCTCGCGACGCTTTCAAAAATGTCGGCACTTCCGCCAAAACAAGCATTTTGTTTTTGCAAAAATATAAAGACCAAGAGAAGAAGCAGAAAGATTATCCGGTCTTTCTTGCTTCAGTCGATTCTCTTGATGAAAAAAACTTTAATTTAGTTAAAGATAATTATAAAAATTATTACAATAAAACTATGAACAAGAAAAATTTAGTTCAAATTACAACAGATGAAAAAGGTCGGGAAATCCTGATGGTGAGGGTGGATAAAACTTTAAAGGAAATGATGGATGCTTGCAAATCTCCGAATTTAGAATGGAGCAGGTTTGATGTAAAGTTTTGGCACAGTAAATATGAAGATATTATTAAAATTATGTCAGCGCACAACAACCTAAAAGGATTTGGTGATTTTATATCATTTTTTAAGCAAGGAGATATTCCTAGGGCAGCCAGAGGAGAAAAAGGTGAAGGTATCACTGTTAATAAAAACAACCGACTTCTTGAAGGCACAAGTATGAATGATACTGGATTTGATCTTGAACAATACCAAGTTGTTTCTGATAAATTCTGGCAAAGAATGAAAGATGCCCGTATTCATAAAGATGACCTTATCTTCACAAGAACCGGTGCCTCACTAGGCCAAAGTGTTGTTATAACCGAAGAACCAAAGAGGGTTTATCTTATAAATGGCGCTTTAGATATTATTCGATTTAATAAAGATATCAATCCGTTTTATGCTGTAGTTTTCCTAATGTCGGAGTTTGGGCGAATGCAAATCGAGCGAATAGAGAATGGCGTTGGCCAGCCAAATTTAAGTGAAGATGAATTATATCAAATTTTGATTCCTGATATGCCAGTATTAATCCAAAAAAACATTGAATCCGAATACAAGAAAATGTCCAAATATCACGACAAAGCGATGTGGGCGAAGAAAGATAATAATGAGACTGAATATAAAAGGAATATAGAAACTGCCGAAAAAATGCTTAGAGATTTAATCGCTAAAACCGAGGCCGTTATTCGCGGCGAAAGGAAAGACGCAATTTAATTTTTATGCCGGAAAAAAGGTCAGAAAATTCTTATATTAACAATGACATCTTGCCGTTTTTGGCAAGTAGTTTTGGTTATCCGATTCATGACGCAGAAAAGGTAAAAATAAACGATGTCCCAATTTTCAGGCCAAGTGGCGGCCGATCCGGCTCTATTGATATTGTTTATTATCACAATGGTGAGCCGGTGCTTTTGGTTGAAGCCAAAACAAAACACAAAAGCCACGAAGCCGCGCTAAAAGAGGCGCTGGCGTATCTCAAAAATTTTCCAATAGACAAGGTTGAATTTTCTCCATCCGGATTGCCGCCTAAAATTTTAGCTACGACCGCAGGAAAAGATATTAAATTTTATAAATGGAGCATAGATTATTCAAAACCAATCCCTGATTTTACCACCGAAGAAATTAAAGTATTGCCATTTGAAGAATTGATTTCATATTATGGTTTGTCCGTAGAATACAGGGCTCGTATTTTGGAGCCGAAAAATTTTAGCATAGATTTTTTTGATGAATTAATCTCTATTTTTAAATACCACAAAAAAGAAGAAAAAATAACAAAAGACGTTGTTAAGGAAGTTGTTTATCAAATTCATAACTATTTATTAAATCCGCAAAAATACACTGGTGATTACCCTTATACCGAATTAGATTTACAAGGTCAAAAGGCTATCCGCGATTTATTCAAGCGATTTGATTTTATTGCTTCGCTTGGCCCTGAAATTGCCAAAGAATTCCGCAAGGTAATTTTACGGTCTTTCCAAGGTGAAGAATTTAACCAGTATCTGACTGAGAAATGTGTTATTGATTTTGTCTTCGGGTTGATTGGTAAATTAAATAAACACACAAAAGTTTTAGATTTTGAGTGTGGGAGTGGAGGATTTTTGGCGACAGCTATTGATCAAAATAATTTGGATTTAGAAAATGTGATGGGAATTGATATTGAGGATTTACCATATATCATCGCTAAAACTTATTTTGCACTTTATTTTAGAAAGACCGATGAAGAATTAAAGGCAATGCCTATAAAGAAAGATAATGGCTTATTTTATCATGGCAAGAGGTGGGATCTGGTTGTTGGCAATCCCGCCGGAAGTAGTAAATATGAACACGGCAATCTTGAAAAAATAAGAGATGAGGGGCTAGAAGATTTGAAAATAAAAAATGCTCGACACGAACGAATACCCAGTGAGTACGAATTATCAATCCAACAAGCGATACAATCTGCTAGAATTAGCGGAAAAATTTGTTTGGTATTGCCAGAAGGAGTGTTTTCAAACTCTCAAGATGAATTTTTGCGAAAATATATTACTAAGCATTGCAATATTCTAGCGATAATTAGTTTGCCTCCGGGATCTTTCAAAAGAGGAACAACCGTGAGCCAACTGAGGCGAGGCGCGCAATCCGCTTCCATGAAAATGTCTATTCTATACGCGGAGAAAATTAGAGAAGTCAAAAAAAGTGAAGGTTTAGAAGTTGATGCAAATCATTTGAATTATCCAATATTTTTAGCACATATTGATAAAGTTGAATCCAGATCGGGTGAGATTGGTGAATGGTTAGAGGAGAGATTAAATCTTGTTTTAGAACAATGGCGGGAATGGCAAAATAAAGCTGAATTAGAAAAAATCGAAAAAGTCATTACCAAGTTTGGTAGAGAAGAAAGAATAAAAAATCGTCAAAAATCATTATTTAGCAAAACCAAGGTCGAAAAAGTAGAAGTTAAAAAGGAGAAACCGAAAAAAGTAAAAAAGGGAAAGTCCGAAACAAAAATCAGCAAATTTTTAGAGGATTTATTAAAATAATAATTAAAAAAATATGAGAAAAGACAACAAAACAATAGGCATTACAATCCGTTTTTTTACCAATGATCTGCCGGGTCGGGTTGGTACTAAAAAAGACCAAATTCCGTTTTGGACTTGCGGTAATGTTCATATTGAAGCAAACAAAACAAAAGGTATAAAACCGCAGGACGAGATGTTTAATTATTTTGATGACATTCCTCGCGCGATTAAGGTTGTATTAAGTAAAAGCAAATTGGTAGCCGTTGAAGATGTAGCTTACAGCACGAGGGCTGAAAAAAGAAGGAATAAAAAATAATCCTATGTCACCCCTCACCTCACTTAACCCACCCCTTCCAACAGCCCGGCAAAAAAGAAGGCCCGCCTCCGCTCCGGCAAGCCGGAGCTACAGTGGACAGGCAAAACCGAGCTAGAAATCCGGGAGGTTGAGGTATAAAAGAAATAAGTATCTCCATCCCTCCCGTGCTCCTGAGCAAAAAATACAAATTTATGGAAAAATTATTTAAGAAGGAAATAAAGTTAAAAACAGAAGGACCG
The Patescibacteria group bacterium DNA segment above includes these coding regions:
- a CDS encoding N-6 DNA methylase, with amino-acid sequence MPEKRSENSYINNDILPFLASSFGYPIHDAEKVKINDVPIFRPSGGRSGSIDIVYYHNGEPVLLVEAKTKHKSHEAALKEALAYLKNFPIDKVEFSPSGLPPKILATTAGKDIKFYKWSIDYSKPIPDFTTEEIKVLPFEELISYYGLSVEYRARILEPKNFSIDFFDELISIFKYHKKEEKITKDVVKEVVYQIHNYLLNPQKYTGDYPYTELDLQGQKAIRDLFKRFDFIASLGPEIAKEFRKVILRSFQGEEFNQYLTEKCVIDFVFGLIGKLNKHTKVLDFECGSGGFLATAIDQNNLDLENVMGIDIEDLPYIIAKTYFALYFRKTDEELKAMPIKKDNGLFYHGKRWDLVVGNPAGSSKYEHGNLEKIRDEGLEDLKIKNARHERIPSEYELSIQQAIQSARISGKICLVLPEGVFSNSQDEFLRKYITKHCNILAIISLPPGSFKRGTTVSQLRRGAQSASMKMSILYAEKIREVKKSEGLEVDANHLNYPIFLAHIDKVESRSGEIGEWLEERLNLVLEQWREWQNKAELEKIEKVITKFGREERIKNRQKSLFSKTKVEKVEVKKEKPKKVKKGKSETKISKFLEDLLK
- a CDS encoding N-6 DNA methylase, which codes for MTKGIKQKKQDLGIFYTDQRITDFVFDILKIWKEKEEKETGRWESRKHFPSVIDPAVGEGVFLKKAIESQFTIPTYIWGVDIDDEVKKRWGKINLLRSFGSKADLDFHFYHQNGLLPLPEKKMLHKKGGLREFDAVVGNPPYGGIGLGETKLSDDLILNLSKYEVLPEKIRNYLIGADRQGSFLSSTEKANKVSSEVKLRLKSFPIEVLFIDRFIQLAKPGGWIAIIIPDGILTNSNSHYVREFISEKAKVEAIVSLPRDAFKNVGTSAKTSILFLQKYKDQEKKQKDYPVFLASVDSLDEKNFNLVKDNYKNYYNKTMNKKNLVQITTDEKGREILMVRVDKTLKEMMDACKSPNLEWSRFDVKFWHSKYEDIIKIMSAHNNLKGFGDFISFFKQGDIPRAARGEKGEGITVNKNNRLLEGTSMNDTGFDLEQYQVVSDKFWQRMKDARIHKDDLIFTRTGASLGQSVVITEEPKRVYLINGALDIIRFNKDINPFYAVVFLMSEFGRMQIERIENGVGQPNLSEDELYQILIPDMPVLIQKNIESEYKKMSKYHDKAMWAKKDNNETEYKRNIETAEKMLRDLIAKTEAVIRGERKDAI